The region AACCCTGGTCACAACGCACTTCACGCCGCAGATGGACGCACAAGGGGTGAAGGAACGCTGCCTCAGCGAGATGGCCGCCGTCTACAACGGGCGGATCATCTGGGGCGAGGACCTTATGGAGATCCCGTTGCGCCCGAACGCAATTCCGCACATGGGCTGAACCGACAGGACAGGCTCAAAACGGTCCATTCAACGCCCTCAGGGAGACTGAATCCATGATCATGCACATGACACTCGGCAGCAATGACCTCGAGAGAGCCGCGACGTTCTACGACGCCGTGATGCCCGTACTCAACCACGCCCGCGCGCCCATCGGCCTGGCCAACTTTCTCGCCTACGCGTCCGTTTCAGGCGAAAGCAGTGGCGCGGATACCGGTCAGATCGAAGCGACCGGCCGGATCGCGCCATTCCTGTGCGTGTGCCAGCCCTATGACGGCCAACCGGCGAGTCGCGGCAACGGCTTTCACATCGCTTGGGTCGCGGCTGACAAGAGCGCGGTCGATCTTTTTCACGCCACTGCGCTTGCCAAGGGTGGCAGCGATGAGGGGGCCCCGGGACACCGACCGCGCTACAGCGAGGACTACTACGCAGCCTACGTGCGCGACCCCGACGGCAATAAACTGCAAGCCGTGTTCTATGAGCGAGGCCGAGCGGCCGGGCCCGGCGGTTCGATTTTGTCGCATGTCACCCTGCCGTTCGACGACCTGCAGGCGGGTTTGGCGTTCTATGAGCCCGTCTTCGCCACCCTGGGCATCAGCCGGGCCCCCGGCAACGAGACGCCCGGCGAGGACTACGCTTTTTCCCGAGGCGGCGCGGAGCTGCCCGTTGCCTATGTGCAGCGGCCCTTTGACGGCGAACCCGCCGCCCGCGGAAACGGCCAACATGTCTCCTTCTTCGCCGAGACAAGCGCCCAGGTCGACCGCTTTTTCGACACCGCACTCGCGCTCGGTGCCGAAGACGACGGCCCGCCAGGCAACCGCCCGGCCTACACCCAGCCCTACTACGCCGCCTACGTGCGCGACCCGGCTGGGACAAAGATCCAGGCCGTGTGTAAAACCGGGCAGTAGTCGGGCGTCAGCGCGACGCACGCGACACCTCACCCAGCGGTGTTCAGCGTCGCCCGAAACCCCCACCAGACGGCGTGTGCATGACAAACACGTCGCCGGGGTACACCTCGTTCTCATCGACACCCCGGTGCTCGACGACGCTGCCGTCGGCCCGTTCGATCCACTCTTTGCCCACGTCCCCCGGCTCCGCACCCCGTTGGGCGAACGGGCGCACGCGGCGGTGTGAGCACAGCGTTGTCACGGTCATCTGCTCGTGAAAACGCATGCGGCGCACAATGCCGTCGCCGCCCGTGTGCTTGCCCTGCCCGCCGGAGCCGCGCCGGATGGACAACTCGTCGAGCTGAACGGGGAAGCGAAATTCGAGCACTTCGGGGTCGGTGGAGCGTGTGTTGGTCATGTGCGACTGCACTGCTGAACAGCCGTCGAAATCCGGCCCGGCACCGGTGCCACCGCAAATGGTCTCGTAGTTCTGGATACGGTCATTGCCCCAGACAAAATTGTTCATCGTCGCCTGGCTGCCCGCCATAACACCGAGGGCCGCCATCAGCGCGTTGCAGGTCAACTGGCTCACCTCGGTGTTGCCCGCAATCACGGCGGACGGGTACTGCGCGTTGACCATCGAACCCTCAGGCGCAATCACCTTGAGCGGTTTGAAACACCCCTCGTTCAGCGGAATCGGCGCGCCCACCAACGTCCGAAACACGTACAGCACCACCGCGTGGCACACCGACAGCGGCGCGTTGTAATTGAACGCGTTGGCCGCGGTGCCGGCGAAGTCGATCTCGGCTGAGCGTGCCGTCTTGTTTACCCGCACGGCAACGCGAATGAACTCGCCGTTGTCGAGCTCGTAGTCGACGCTGCCGTCGCTGAGCGACGTGATCACCCGGCGCACGCACTCCTCGGCGTTGTCCTGCACGTGGCGCATGTAGGCGTGCACGGTGTCGAGGCCGAACTGCGCAATCATCCGCTTCACTTCGCGCAGACCGGTTTCGTTCGCGGCGACCTGGGCCGCGAGGTCCGCCAGGTTGTCGTCGATGTTGCGGCAGGGGTACCGACCCGACGCCAGCAGTGCGCGCGTCTCGGCCTCGCGAAAGGCACCGCCGTCGACCATCTTGAAGTTGTCGATCAGCACGCCTTCGTCTTCGATGTGGGTCGAGTCCGGCGGTGCCGACCCGGGCGTGCGCCCGCCGATGTCCGCGTGGTGGCCGCGGGACGCGACGAAAAACAACGGCGCCGTGCCGCCATCGTCGAACACCGGTGTGACGACGGTGATGTCCGGCAGGTGTGTGCCGCCGTTGAACGGGGCGTTGAGCACAAACACATCCCCGGGCTTCATGTCCGAGTTGAGTCGGATCACCGTGCGGATCGATTCCGACATCGACCCGAGGTGCACCGGCACGTGTGGCGCGTTGGCCACCAGGCCGCCGGTCGGGTCGAACAGCGCACACGAGAAATCCAGGCGCTCCTTGATGTTGACGCTGTAGGCCGTGTTGGCGAGCGTCGCGCCCATCTGCTCGGCGATCGACATGAAGAGGTTGTTGAACACCTCGAGCATGACCGGGTCGGCGTCCGTGCCAATCGCCTCGCGTTGTGGCAGCGGCACCGCGCGCGTCAGGATCAGGTGCCCGTAGGCGTTGATCTCGGCCTGCCAACCGGGCTCGACGACGTTGGTGCCCGTGGCTTCGGTGATGATGGCCGGGCCGACCATCGTCTGGCCGGGCAGCACCGAGGCGCGGTCGTAGAGCGGGATGTCCTGTGCCGTGCCAGCCAGCGTCGCGCGCACGCGGTCGACCGGTTCGGCCGCGGTGTGGCTGAGGTCGAGCGTGTGATCGGGGATACTCGCAGCCGTGCCGATGGCTTCAACGGCCAGGGCTTCGAACACCAGCTCGCGGTCGCCGCCATCAAACCCGTAGCGCGCCTGGTGCGCGGCCTTGAACCGCTCACGCAAGTCTTCCTCGGTGCCGAACGCCACCTCCAACGCCTGGTGTGACCCCTTGTGGCGCAGGAACACACGGTACTCGTTGCGAATCTGGTCACGCGCGATGCCTTGCGAGACGACTTCCGTCGCCGCGTCGTCCGCAAGCGCGCACAGCAGACCCTGCGCCTCGCCGATGTCGGTCATCGGCCGCTCGAACTGGCGCTCCCGCAACGCACGGATCTCGGCAAGGCCCATGCCGTAGGCCGACAACACGCCCGCGAAGGGGTGGATGAAGACCGTTTGCATGCCGAGCGCATCCGCCACCAGGCAGGCGTGCTGCCCGCCGGCGCCCCCAAAACACTGCAGCGTGTAGCGGCTGACGTCGTAACCGCGCTGGACCGAGATTTTCTTGATCGCGTTGGCCATGTTCGCGACCGCGATGCGCAGGAAGCCCTCGGCCACGTCTTCCGCGCTGCGCGGCGGCTCGCCGGTCGCCTCTGCGATCTCCGCAGCCAAGCCGTTGAACTGCGCGTGCACCGCGTCGACGTCCAGCGGCTCGTCGGCATTCGGGCCAAACACCGACGGGAAATGATGGGCTTGCAGTTTACCGAGCAGGACATTGCAGTCGGTCACGGTCAGGGGGCCGCCGCGGCGGTAACACGCGGGCCCGGGGTTGGCCCCGGCGCTCTCCGGGCCGACCTGAAACCGGCCGTCCCGGTAGGAGAGGATCGACCCCCCGCCCGCGGCGACCGTGTGGATGTTCATCATCGGCGCGCGCACGCGCACGCCGGCGACCTCGGTTTCAAAACTGCGTTCGTACTGGCCGGCGTAGTGGCAGACGTCGGTCGAGGTGCCACCCATGTCAAAGCCGATCAAGCGGTCAAAGCCGGCAAGTGCACCGGTCTTGACCATGCCGACCACGCCGCCTGCGGGGCCGGAGAGGATCGCGTCCTTGCCCTGAAACAGCCGCGCATCGGTCAAACCGCCGTTCGATTGCATGAACATCAAGCGCGCACCGTCGGCGCCGCCGAGCTCGTCGGACACCTGGTCCACATACCGCCGCAGAATCGGTGACAGGTAGGCGTCGACCACGGTCGTGTCGCCGCGGCTCACGAGCTTCATCAGCGGTGAGGCCCGGTGGCTGACCGAAATCTGCCCAAAGCCTTCCTCGGCCGCAATCGCCGCCACGCGGGCTTCGTGATCGGGGTTGAGGTAGCCGTGCATGAAGGCTATGGCGACGCTGTCGATGCCGTCGGCCCTCGCTGAACGCAGGGCCGCGCGCGCGCCTGCTTCGTCCAGTGGTCGAAGGCACGCACCGTCCTTGTCGAGGCGTTCGTCGACCTCGAAGACGCGCTCGTACAGCAACGTCGGCAGCACGATCTCGAGATCAAACAGCGTCGGCCGCGACTGATAGCCGATCCGCAACAGGTCCCCGAAGCCCTGGGTGATCATCAGCAGGGTCCGGTCGCCTTTGCGCTCCAACAGCGCGTTGGTCGCGACGGTGGTGCCCATCTTGACCGCCTCGATCACGCCGGCCGGTATCGCGTCACCGGCGTGCACGCCCAACAGCTCACGGATCCCTTGCACGGCCGCATCACGGTACTGCTCGGGGTTCTCCGACAACAGCTTGTGCGTCACCAAGGCCCCGTCCGGGCGGCGCCCGACGACGTCGGTGAACGTGCCACCGCGGTCAATCCAAAATTGCCACATCAGTTTCAATCCGTCTTTCGGGGGCCCGAATCAGTAAAAGAGGCCGGGTAGCCACAACGCGATGTCAGGGAACACCAGCAACAACGCAATCATCGCGACCATGGTGACCACAAAGGGCGCCGCGCCGATCATGACATCGGACAACTCGCCGCGCTCGCGGACGCCCTGCACCACGTAGAGGTTGATGCCGATGGGCGGCGTGATCAGCGCGGTCTCGAGCAGCACCATCAGGAGGATGCCGAACCAGACCGGGTCAAAGCCGAGCGCGATGATGATCGGGGCGATCAAGGGCGCGGTCGTCAGCAACATCGACAGCGTTTCCATGAAGCAGCCAATCACCAGCAACACCGCAATCAGAATCAGCATCGTCTGCATGGGCGTCAGGCCGAGCCCGGTCACGAAATCAGCGAGCGCCTGGGTCAGGCCGATCACCGACAACACGAAATTCAGGAAGATCGCCGCGAGGATGATGAGAATGATCATCGAAGTCGTGCGCATCGTCCCTTCGATGGCCGCGCGCAACATGGCGATGCTCAGCGTGCCGTTGGACCACGCCAGCACCAGCGCCGCGATCACCCCGAGGGCCGCGGCCTCGGTCGGGGTGGCCACGCCGGCGTAGATCGACCCCACCACCACGACAAAGATGCCGATGGGCGGCAACAGCGCCGGCAGCACCGCGAACCGCTCGGCCCACGTCGCCGTGACCCGCACGCCGCCCCATTCGGTTCGCACAACGCAGAGGATGACCACCGTCACCATGAACAACATCGCGAGGAGAAAGCCCGGCACAAAGCCCGCGAGGTAGAGTTCCGGGACCGACGTGTCGGTCAGCAGGCCGTAGAGGATCAGGTTGATCGACGGCGGGATCAATATGCCAAGCGTGCCACCCGCCGCGACGGTGCCGAGGAACAAGCGCTCGTTGTAGCGTCGTTCGGCAATCTGCGGAATCGCCACCGTGCCGATGGTCGCCGCCGTGGCGACAGACGAGCCCGAAGTCGCCGCGAACAGCGCGCAGGATCCGGTGTTGGCGTGCATCAAACCGCCCGGCAGCCAGCCAAGCCACTTGACCATGCCGTCGTACATCTTCGCTGCAATCCCGGAACGCAACAGGATCTCGCCGAGCATGATGAACATCGGGATGGCCACCAACAGAAAATCCTTGCCGGTCTGCCACACCATGTCACCAATGGCCCGGTGCAAGGGCATGGGGCTTTCGAGGTACTGCATGCTGAGGCCCAACCAGCCGAGGGCCGCGGCAACGGGCACCGCCGCCGCAATCAGGCACAGCAGAATGAAAAGCGTTTTGGTCAGCATCAGGTCGTCTCGTCCTGGATCTGCTCGTCGAGCGTTTTGACGCCGATCAGCCTTTCTGTCGCGGCCGGGTCGCCTTTGAGCAGGTTCCAGAGCGCGGCGACGAACAGCACGATGCCGCACAGCACGAAAAAACCCCACCCGAGCAGCCAGGGAATCTGGGGAATCGCCAGAGGGGTGCGCAGCGGTGTGATCGAGCGCGACCCGTATTGCAAGGTGTCACCCACCAGCGCCCAGGCCTGCCAGCCAATCACCGCGGCAAAGCCGATCAGCAGCGCCAGGCCGAAGAAGGACAGGGCGATGCGCGCGCCGCGCGGCAGCACGACCAACAGCGCGTCGACCCGGATGTGTGCCCGCTCGAACAACGCGTAGGCGAAGCCGAGTGAGGTCGCGACGGCGAAGGCGTAGCCCGAGAGCTCGTCCGCACCGCCGATGGAGGTGTTGAACAGCTTGCGCAGCACCACTTCAACGGTGACCAGCACGGCCGAACCGAGGATCAGTGCGCCGCCGATCCAGACGAGCACGCGGCTGGTGCGGTGTAGGGCAGAGACGAGCGATTGCATGGGCGTGTCCAGGTGCGGGGTCCCAGGTCGCCCCGGTGTGGGGCGACCCG is a window of Pseudomonadota bacterium DNA encoding:
- a CDS encoding VOC family protein; the protein is MIMHMTLGSNDLERAATFYDAVMPVLNHARAPIGLANFLAYASVSGESSGADTGQIEATGRIAPFLCVCQPYDGQPASRGNGFHIAWVAADKSAVDLFHATALAKGGSDEGAPGHRPRYSEDYYAAYVRDPDGNKLQAVFYERGRAAGPGGSILSHVTLPFDDLQAGLAFYEPVFATLGISRAPGNETPGEDYAFSRGGAELPVAYVQRPFDGEPAARGNGQHVSFFAETSAQVDRFFDTALALGAEDDGPPGNRPAYTQPYYAAYVRDPAGTKIQAVCKTGQ
- a CDS encoding hydantoinase B/oxoprolinase family protein, translating into MWQFWIDRGGTFTDVVGRRPDGALVTHKLLSENPEQYRDAAVQGIRELLGVHAGDAIPAGVIEAVKMGTTVATNALLERKGDRTLLMITQGFGDLLRIGYQSRPTLFDLEIVLPTLLYERVFEVDERLDKDGACLRPLDEAGARAALRSARADGIDSVAIAFMHGYLNPDHEARVAAIAAEEGFGQISVSHRASPLMKLVSRGDTTVVDAYLSPILRRYVDQVSDELGGADGARLMFMQSNGGLTDARLFQGKDAILSGPAGGVVGMVKTGALAGFDRLIGFDMGGTSTDVCHYAGQYERSFETEVAGVRVRAPMMNIHTVAAGGGSILSYRDGRFQVGPESAGANPGPACYRRGGPLTVTDCNVLLGKLQAHHFPSVFGPNADEPLDVDAVHAQFNGLAAEIAEATGEPPRSAEDVAEGFLRIAVANMANAIKKISVQRGYDVSRYTLQCFGGAGGQHACLVADALGMQTVFIHPFAGVLSAYGMGLAEIRALRERQFERPMTDIGEAQGLLCALADDAATEVVSQGIARDQIRNEYRVFLRHKGSHQALEVAFGTEEDLRERFKAAHQARYGFDGGDRELVFEALAVEAIGTAASIPDHTLDLSHTAAEPVDRVRATLAGTAQDIPLYDRASVLPGQTMVGPAIITEATGTNVVEPGWQAEINAYGHLILTRAVPLPQREAIGTDADPVMLEVFNNLFMSIAEQMGATLANTAYSVNIKERLDFSCALFDPTGGLVANAPHVPVHLGSMSESIRTVIRLNSDMKPGDVFVLNAPFNGGTHLPDITVVTPVFDDGGTAPLFFVASRGHHADIGGRTPGSAPPDSTHIEDEGVLIDNFKMVDGGAFREAETRALLASGRYPCRNIDDNLADLAAQVAANETGLREVKRMIAQFGLDTVHAYMRHVQDNAEECVRRVITSLSDGSVDYELDNGEFIRVAVRVNKTARSAEIDFAGTAANAFNYNAPLSVCHAVVLYVFRTLVGAPIPLNEGCFKPLKVIAPEGSMVNAQYPSAVIAGNTEVSQLTCNALMAALGVMAGSQATMNNFVWGNDRIQNYETICGGTGAGPDFDGCSAVQSHMTNTRSTDPEVLEFRFPVQLDELSIRRGSGGQGKHTGGDGIVRRMRFHEQMTVTTLCSHRRVRPFAQRGAEPGDVGKEWIERADGSVVEHRGVDENEVYPGDVFVMHTPSGGGFGRR
- a CDS encoding TRAP transporter large permease, which gives rise to MLTKTLFILLCLIAAAVPVAAALGWLGLSMQYLESPMPLHRAIGDMVWQTGKDFLLVAIPMFIMLGEILLRSGIAAKMYDGMVKWLGWLPGGLMHANTGSCALFAATSGSSVATAATIGTVAIPQIAERRYNERLFLGTVAAGGTLGILIPPSINLILYGLLTDTSVPELYLAGFVPGFLLAMLFMVTVVILCVVRTEWGGVRVTATWAERFAVLPALLPPIGIFVVVVGSIYAGVATPTEAAALGVIAALVLAWSNGTLSIAMLRAAIEGTMRTTSMIILIILAAIFLNFVLSVIGLTQALADFVTGLGLTPMQTMLILIAVLLVIGCFMETLSMLLTTAPLIAPIIIALGFDPVWFGILLMVLLETALITPPIGINLYVVQGVRERGELSDVMIGAAPFVVTMVAMIALLLVFPDIALWLPGLFY
- a CDS encoding TRAP transporter small permease, with amino-acid sequence MQSLVSALHRTSRVLVWIGGALILGSAVLVTVEVVLRKLFNTSIGGADELSGYAFAVATSLGFAYALFERAHIRVDALLVVLPRGARIALSFFGLALLIGFAAVIGWQAWALVGDTLQYGSRSITPLRTPLAIPQIPWLLGWGFFVLCGIVLFVAALWNLLKGDPAATERLIGVKTLDEQIQDETT